The Caulifigura coniformis genome includes a region encoding these proteins:
- the panC gene encoding pantoate--beta-alanine ligase — MQVISETGELREAIKAARSQGKRIGCVPTMGALHAGHVSLFHACRSQANFVVATIFVNPTQFAPHEDFSKYPRPLEKDLEAAKLAGVDLVFTPTKEGLYPEGYSTYVTVEGVSAPMEGALRPTHFRGVATIVLKLFNLVQPDVAVFGAKDYQQQALIRRMVKDLDVPVEVITAPTMREHDGLAMSSRNVYLSAEQRKSAIALWESLNLAEDRLHDGETDIQAVAAAMLQHLQKAAGVVPDYAVIADPQTLQELTAPQPRMVALVAARLGTTRLIDNKEIAL; from the coding sequence ATGCAGGTGATTTCCGAGACAGGTGAACTTCGTGAGGCCATCAAGGCGGCCCGCTCGCAGGGGAAACGGATCGGATGCGTGCCGACGATGGGGGCACTGCACGCCGGGCATGTCAGCCTGTTCCACGCCTGCCGGTCGCAAGCGAACTTTGTCGTGGCGACGATCTTCGTGAACCCGACGCAGTTCGCCCCCCATGAAGACTTCTCGAAGTACCCTCGCCCGCTCGAGAAGGACCTCGAGGCCGCGAAGCTCGCGGGAGTCGACCTGGTGTTCACCCCCACGAAGGAAGGCCTCTATCCAGAGGGGTACTCGACCTACGTCACGGTGGAAGGCGTGTCCGCGCCAATGGAAGGGGCGCTCCGACCGACTCACTTTCGCGGCGTCGCGACGATCGTGCTGAAGCTGTTCAATCTCGTCCAGCCAGATGTCGCGGTGTTTGGCGCCAAGGACTATCAGCAGCAGGCGTTGATCCGTCGGATGGTGAAGGATCTCGACGTGCCGGTGGAGGTCATCACCGCGCCGACGATGCGCGAGCACGACGGGCTGGCGATGAGCAGCCGCAACGTCTACCTCTCTGCCGAACAGCGGAAATCGGCCATCGCGCTGTGGGAGAGCCTGAACCTCGCCGAAGATCGCCTGCATGACGGCGAGACCGATATCCAGGCGGTGGCGGCTGCGATGCTGCAACACCTGCAGAAGGCGGCTGGAGTCGTTCCCGATTACGCCGTCATTGCCGACCCGCAGACGCTCCAGGAGCTAACCGCGCCGCAACCGCGGATGGTCGCGCTCGTCGCCGCACGACTCGGGACAACGCGGCTGATCGACAACAAGGAGATCGCGCTGTAG
- the mgtE gene encoding magnesium transporter, whose product MMNPLLLPEIRMMLAEGDAEGMAALVNDLHPASVAEFTEGLSDEEIWALLGHGDVERQADIFSFFPEERQLELAEGVGRERMSQLLGAMSHDDRVDFLKRVDPQAVESLLPLMAKADREDIRKLLSYPEGSAGSMMTTDYATLLPDITVEEAINRLRQQATQKETIYYIYVTNEDRKLLGFVSLRHLILAKLNALVRDIMQSDVVYVRVDLDQEEVARIVGKYDFIAIPVVDNDHRIVGIITHDDALDVVVEEATEDAQRMGGMAPLEEPYLDVPFTTMWRKRAVWLSCLFVAEFFTFSAMSRYEKVMEEHVVLAMFTVLCISTGGNSGSQAATLITRAMALGHIGVRQWWTVIRHELLMGLALGVSLGIIGFLRVMIPVLTPTSVIGAVDRLTLSFVIGQTVAAICLWGTLVGSILPMIFTKLGFDPGYASSPFVATFVDVTGIVIYFSIAKMYLF is encoded by the coding sequence ATGATGAACCCGCTTCTGCTGCCTGAAATCCGGATGATGCTCGCCGAAGGCGACGCGGAAGGGATGGCGGCGCTGGTGAACGACCTGCATCCGGCGAGCGTGGCGGAGTTCACGGAGGGGCTTTCGGACGAGGAAATCTGGGCACTCCTCGGGCACGGGGACGTCGAGCGGCAGGCCGACATTTTCTCGTTTTTTCCCGAGGAAAGGCAGCTGGAACTCGCGGAGGGGGTGGGGCGTGAGCGGATGTCGCAGCTGCTGGGGGCGATGTCGCACGACGACCGCGTCGATTTCCTGAAACGGGTCGATCCGCAGGCGGTGGAATCGCTGCTGCCCCTGATGGCGAAGGCCGACCGCGAGGATATCCGGAAGCTGTTGTCGTACCCCGAGGGGAGCGCGGGGTCGATGATGACGACCGACTACGCGACCCTGCTGCCGGACATCACGGTCGAAGAAGCGATCAATCGACTGCGTCAGCAGGCCACCCAGAAGGAAACGATCTACTACATCTATGTGACGAACGAAGACCGCAAACTGCTGGGCTTCGTTTCACTGAGGCACCTGATCCTGGCGAAGCTGAACGCCCTCGTTCGCGACATCATGCAGTCGGACGTGGTGTATGTGCGGGTCGACCTGGACCAGGAGGAAGTCGCGCGGATCGTGGGCAAGTACGACTTCATCGCCATTCCGGTGGTCGACAACGATCACCGGATCGTGGGAATCATCACGCACGACGACGCCCTGGACGTCGTGGTGGAAGAGGCGACCGAGGACGCCCAGCGGATGGGCGGCATGGCCCCGCTGGAAGAGCCCTACCTTGATGTGCCGTTCACGACGATGTGGCGCAAACGGGCGGTCTGGCTGTCGTGCCTGTTCGTCGCGGAATTCTTCACGTTTTCGGCGATGAGTCGCTACGAGAAGGTGATGGAAGAGCACGTCGTGCTGGCGATGTTCACCGTGTTGTGCATCTCGACGGGTGGCAACTCCGGGTCGCAGGCGGCCACGCTGATCACCCGCGCGATGGCCCTGGGGCACATCGGCGTCCGCCAGTGGTGGACGGTGATCCGCCACGAGCTGCTGATGGGACTGGCGTTGGGAGTTTCGCTGGGAATCATTGGCTTTCTGCGGGTGATGATTCCTGTGCTGACGCCCACGAGCGTCATCGGCGCAGTCGACCGCCTGACGCTGTCGTTCGTCATCGGCCAGACCGTGGCCGCCATCTGCCTGTGGGGGACGCTGGTCGGTTCGATCTTGCCGATGATCTTCACGAAACTCGGGTTCGACCCGGGCTACGCATCGAGCCCCTTCGTGGCGACGTTCGTCGACGTGACGGGGATCGTGATCTACTTCTCGATCGCCAAGATGTACCTGTTCTGA
- a CDS encoding sugar transferase codes for MSSQLLEKPPHADPADLSDVVDFASSEFMPDVPWLTRLNLGSRRLNVRCLGPELRTMKRTVDIGVSLLLLALLWPVMLLTALLVKLTSRGPVIFRQTRVGLNLRTADRRHLDLGPPPPGDERRNALYDRRGNPTYGRHFTLYKFRTMRVDAEKDGAQFARKNDSRITPIGRFLRKTRLDELPQLWNVLKGEMTLVGPRPERPEFLEQLSEQIPNYLERLGLKPGLTGVAQIVNGYDNEIESFRRKVAFDLLYLQNCCLWNDIKILFRTIRTVLTGSGAL; via the coding sequence GCTTGAAAAACCGCCGCACGCAGACCCCGCCGATCTCTCGGACGTCGTGGACTTCGCCTCGTCGGAGTTCATGCCCGATGTCCCCTGGCTGACGCGACTCAACCTCGGATCCCGGCGGCTGAACGTCCGCTGCCTCGGACCGGAGCTCCGCACGATGAAGCGGACCGTCGACATCGGGGTCTCGCTGCTCCTCCTGGCCCTCCTGTGGCCCGTGATGCTGCTGACCGCCCTGCTCGTCAAACTGACGTCCCGCGGTCCCGTCATCTTCCGACAGACTCGTGTCGGCCTGAACCTCCGCACCGCCGACCGCAGGCATCTCGACCTCGGACCTCCTCCTCCGGGCGACGAACGCCGAAATGCACTCTACGACCGACGCGGAAATCCGACGTACGGCCGGCATTTCACCCTCTACAAGTTCCGCACGATGCGCGTCGACGCCGAGAAAGACGGCGCGCAGTTCGCCCGCAAGAACGACTCCCGAATCACCCCCATCGGACGCTTCCTCCGCAAGACGCGGCTGGATGAACTCCCCCAGTTGTGGAACGTCCTCAAAGGCGAAATGACGCTCGTCGGGCCTCGACCGGAACGCCCTGAGTTTCTCGAACAGCTCTCCGAGCAGATTCCGAACTATCTGGAACGCCTCGGGCTGAAGCCCGGCCTCACCGGCGTTGCGCAGATCGTGAACGGCTACGACAACGAGATTGAGAGCTTCCGCCGAAAGGTGGCGTTCGACCTGCTCTACCTGCAGAACTGCTGTCTCTGGAACGACATCAAGATCCTGTTCCGGACGATTCGCACAGTCCTCACCGGAAGCGGCGCTCTCTGA
- a CDS encoding sulfite oxidase-like oxidoreductase: MSLSGPDDPKYQSGSPPEPGSVAPEVIVSPDTRRSNRIPPGQVRTRKWPVLHATTVPSIPIAEWRLTIDGLVERPLEFSWEQFQSLPRSKVFADFHCVTRWSRLGNLWEGVAVQTLLQMAGVKPTARFVIAGAYDSDWTTNLPLPEFDQPDALVVDRHDGELLDADHGGPVRLIVPRLYAWKSAKWLKRLTLVADDRPGFWEEMGYHNYGDPWREERFTE; encoded by the coding sequence ATGAGTCTTTCCGGACCCGATGATCCGAAGTACCAGTCCGGCAGTCCTCCCGAGCCCGGGAGCGTGGCGCCGGAGGTGATCGTCAGTCCGGACACGCGGCGATCGAACCGGATTCCACCGGGACAGGTCCGCACGCGCAAGTGGCCGGTGCTGCATGCGACGACCGTCCCCTCCATTCCGATTGCGGAATGGAGGCTGACGATTGACGGGCTCGTGGAACGCCCCCTGGAGTTCAGCTGGGAGCAGTTCCAGTCTCTCCCGCGGTCGAAGGTGTTCGCCGACTTCCACTGCGTGACCCGCTGGTCACGGCTGGGCAATCTCTGGGAAGGGGTGGCGGTTCAAACGCTGCTGCAGATGGCGGGCGTCAAGCCGACGGCCCGTTTCGTGATCGCGGGTGCTTACGATTCCGACTGGACCACCAACCTGCCGCTCCCGGAATTCGACCAGCCCGACGCCCTCGTGGTGGATCGTCACGACGGCGAACTGCTCGACGCGGATCATGGCGGGCCGGTCCGGCTGATCGTTCCGAGGCTGTACGCCTGGAAAAGCGCCAAATGGCTGAAGAGGTTGACTCTGGTCGCGGATGACCGGCCGGGCTTCTGGGAAGAGATGGGCTACCACAATTACGGCGATCCGTGGCGTGAAGAACGCTTCACCGAATGA
- a CDS encoding carboxy terminal-processing peptidase: MMTLSPRTLRFVVGFALFSGAGFLAAQQPAAPAASPADAQTAQLVTQLVPRFHLHHPKIDDAASVKIFDGYLKLLDQGKMYFLKSDIDQFAPHRLTLDDEIKAGDVQFAYTVFDIFKQRLTDQLQKAHLLIDQDQDYSVDESMITDSKVLDWAATQEELDDRWRKRVKFDMLQYKLDEEPLDKAREKLHKRYRNIGRVIEQTTPDEKLEMYLTSMTTAFDPHSTYMSPRSWQDFEIQLKLSLDGIGAALRSDDGYTVVASIVPGGAAALDGRLKVGDKITGVDSKGNAEIEDIYDMKLTEVVRKIRGPRGTPLRLQVKPEKGGDTQIYQLVRQKIELNEQAVKGEIIETGARVGREGRIGVLSIPSFYRDFEQAQDGTEGFKSAAADCRKVFKEVFANQKLDAIVVDLRNNGGGALSEAIEISGLFIDQGPIVQVKETGSAPKQLNDEDPGVIYRGPLVVLCNRLSASASEIFAGAIKDYRRGIVIGDQTTHGKGTVQNLMDVAPREPFRLFRGQDRGKLKLTIQQFYRVNGDSTQNRGVTSDVVLPSLLDHIDEGESSLDNALPFDHIEPARYSASRLVSSDVVASLQKRSEQRVATVEDFQKVEKVIRQYLERKNKKSVSLNETILKAERDLEKETAKDNPKDPDEVKAKDPNEPIFPKGFYNDEVLNVALDYVEAFPALAASTRRP, from the coding sequence ATGATGACGTTGTCTCCGCGCACGCTGCGCTTTGTTGTCGGGTTCGCACTGTTTTCCGGCGCTGGATTCCTCGCCGCCCAGCAGCCCGCGGCCCCCGCCGCTTCCCCGGCAGATGCCCAGACCGCCCAGCTTGTGACCCAGCTGGTTCCGCGGTTTCACCTGCACCATCCGAAGATTGACGATGCCGCTTCGGTCAAGATCTTCGACGGATACCTGAAGCTGCTCGACCAGGGAAAAATGTACTTCCTGAAGTCGGATATCGATCAGTTCGCTCCGCACCGGCTGACGCTGGACGACGAAATCAAAGCGGGCGACGTGCAGTTCGCGTACACCGTTTTCGACATCTTCAAGCAGCGGCTGACCGATCAGCTGCAGAAGGCCCATCTGCTGATCGACCAGGATCAGGACTACAGCGTCGACGAGTCGATGATCACCGACTCGAAGGTTCTCGACTGGGCGGCCACGCAGGAAGAACTCGACGACCGCTGGCGCAAGCGGGTGAAGTTCGACATGCTGCAATACAAGTTGGACGAAGAGCCCCTCGACAAGGCCCGGGAGAAACTCCACAAGCGCTATCGCAATATTGGCCGGGTGATCGAGCAGACGACGCCCGACGAGAAGCTGGAGATGTACCTGACGTCGATGACGACGGCGTTCGATCCGCATTCGACGTACATGTCGCCGAGGAGCTGGCAGGATTTCGAGATCCAGCTGAAGCTGAGCCTGGACGGGATCGGCGCGGCGCTGCGTTCGGATGACGGATATACGGTGGTGGCGTCGATCGTTCCCGGCGGAGCGGCGGCCCTCGACGGCCGGCTGAAAGTGGGCGACAAGATCACCGGCGTGGACTCGAAGGGGAACGCCGAGATCGAAGATATCTACGACATGAAGCTGACCGAAGTGGTCCGCAAGATCCGCGGCCCGCGCGGCACTCCGCTGCGGCTGCAGGTGAAGCCAGAAAAGGGGGGGGACACCCAGATCTATCAATTGGTCCGCCAGAAGATCGAGTTGAACGAACAGGCCGTCAAAGGCGAAATCATCGAGACCGGCGCCCGCGTGGGTCGCGAGGGACGGATCGGCGTCCTCAGCATCCCGTCGTTCTATCGTGACTTCGAGCAGGCCCAGGACGGAACGGAAGGCTTCAAGAGCGCTGCGGCTGACTGTCGCAAGGTGTTCAAGGAAGTCTTCGCGAACCAGAAGCTGGATGCGATCGTCGTCGACCTCCGGAACAACGGCGGCGGCGCGCTGAGCGAGGCGATCGAAATCTCGGGACTGTTCATCGACCAGGGCCCGATCGTGCAGGTCAAGGAGACCGGCAGCGCGCCCAAGCAGCTGAACGACGAGGATCCGGGCGTGATCTATCGCGGGCCGCTGGTGGTGCTGTGCAACCGCCTGAGCGCGTCGGCCTCGGAGATTTTCGCCGGCGCGATCAAGGATTACCGCCGCGGGATCGTGATCGGGGACCAGACCACGCACGGCAAGGGAACCGTCCAGAACCTGATGGACGTCGCGCCCCGCGAGCCGTTCCGGCTGTTCCGCGGACAGGATCGCGGCAAGCTGAAGCTGACGATCCAGCAGTTCTACCGCGTGAACGGCGACAGCACGCAGAATCGCGGCGTCACCTCGGATGTGGTCCTGCCGTCGCTGCTGGACCATATCGATGAAGGCGAGTCGAGCCTCGACAACGCCCTGCCGTTCGATCACATCGAGCCGGCCCGTTACTCCGCAAGCCGCCTGGTCTCCAGCGACGTTGTCGCCAGCCTCCAGAAGCGAAGCGAACAGCGGGTGGCGACCGTGGAGGACTTCCAGAAGGTCGAGAAGGTGATCCGGCAGTACCTGGAGCGGAAGAACAAGAAATCGGTTTCGCTGAATGAAACCATCCTGAAAGCGGAACGCGACCTCGAGAAAGAAACGGCGAAGGACAATCCGAAGGATCCAGACGAAGTGAAGGCCAAGGATCCGAACGAGCCGATCTTCCCGAAAGGCTTCTACAACGACGAAGTGCTGAACGTGGCTCTCGACTACGTCGAAGCCTTCCCGGCCCTGGCGGCGAGCACGCGCCGTCCGTAA
- a CDS encoding bis(5'-nucleosyl)-tetraphosphatase, with the protein MLRERPLREFLLMKHKVRWDLPKGHVDPGETDLECALRELWEETAIPADAIKVDPEFRFMHQYPVRTNRVKSGRAIKTLVIFLAELINDVKIKTTEHPSYAWLPWQPPHRLQEQTIDPLLKAVEEYLITRN; encoded by the coding sequence GTGCTTCGCGAACGCCCGCTGCGCGAGTTTCTCCTGATGAAGCACAAGGTCAGGTGGGATCTGCCCAAGGGGCATGTCGATCCGGGCGAAACGGACCTTGAGTGTGCGCTGCGTGAGTTGTGGGAAGAAACCGCGATTCCGGCCGACGCCATTAAGGTCGATCCTGAATTCCGCTTCATGCACCAGTACCCCGTTCGCACGAACCGGGTGAAGAGCGGACGGGCCATCAAGACCCTCGTGATCTTCCTCGCCGAATTGATCAACGACGTGAAGATCAAGACCACGGAACACCCATCCTACGCCTGGCTCCCCTGGCAGCCGCCGCATCGCCTGCAGGAGCAGACCATCGACCCCCTGCTGAAGGCGGTCGAGGAATACCTGATCACGCGGAACTGA
- a CDS encoding sulfatase family protein translates to MRPLLILTMVFAGSALPAADRPNVMIVLCDDLRWDTLGCAGHPQVKTPNIDRLANEGVHFVNAFCTTSLCSPSRASILSGQYAHSHGVVDNFTEYPRSLDSLPRNLQAAGYATAYIGKYHMGEENDEPRPGFDWFVTHKGQGKYFDTEFNLNGKERKVVPGYYTHVVTEMALDWLQKQTDEKPFFLMVGQKAPHSFYTPEPKYADAFESVAIPYPDSAFELGDNPAWYKTRLSTWHGIYGPLFDYRKKFPDSRPESVKHFEAMIRGYWGTVLSVDDSVGRMTRALEEAGRLDNTVFVFMGDNGLLNGEHGMVDKRTMHEPSIRIPLVIRAPQLTPKDRPRKETAQVLTLDLAPSLLELCGAAPLKQAHGRSWVSLVQGKSRDWRTGWLYEYNYEKQFPYTPNIRGVRTDEWKLIRYPHGDGGPDRHRAELYDLKNDPDERKNLIDDPTQRSRIEELSALIAAELKRTGATPDRMPIDAGIKQELPDLKIR, encoded by the coding sequence ATGCGCCCGCTCCTGATTCTGACGATGGTCTTTGCCGGGTCTGCCCTCCCGGCCGCCGATCGCCCCAACGTGATGATCGTGCTGTGTGACGATCTGCGCTGGGACACGCTCGGATGCGCGGGGCATCCGCAGGTGAAGACGCCGAACATCGATCGGCTGGCGAATGAAGGGGTCCATTTCGTCAATGCGTTCTGCACGACGTCACTGTGTTCCCCCAGCCGGGCATCGATCCTCAGCGGCCAGTATGCCCATTCTCACGGGGTCGTCGACAATTTCACGGAGTATCCCCGGAGCCTGGACAGCCTTCCGAGGAACCTGCAGGCTGCCGGTTACGCCACTGCGTACATCGGCAAGTACCACATGGGAGAGGAGAACGACGAGCCGCGTCCGGGATTCGACTGGTTCGTGACCCACAAGGGCCAGGGAAAATACTTCGACACCGAGTTCAATTTGAACGGGAAAGAGCGAAAGGTCGTTCCCGGCTATTACACGCACGTCGTGACGGAAATGGCCCTCGACTGGCTTCAGAAGCAGACGGACGAGAAGCCGTTCTTCCTCATGGTCGGCCAGAAGGCGCCGCACAGCTTTTACACGCCGGAACCGAAGTACGCGGATGCGTTTGAGAGCGTGGCGATCCCCTACCCCGATTCGGCCTTTGAGCTGGGCGACAATCCCGCGTGGTACAAGACACGGTTGTCGACCTGGCATGGGATCTACGGTCCGCTGTTCGACTACCGGAAGAAGTTTCCGGACTCGCGGCCCGAATCGGTGAAGCATTTCGAGGCGATGATCCGGGGGTACTGGGGAACGGTGCTTTCGGTCGACGACAGCGTGGGCCGGATGACCAGGGCGCTCGAGGAGGCCGGGCGACTCGACAACACGGTGTTCGTGTTCATGGGAGACAACGGCCTGCTGAACGGTGAGCACGGGATGGTCGACAAGCGGACGATGCACGAGCCGAGCATCCGTATTCCGCTGGTGATCCGCGCCCCGCAGCTGACGCCGAAGGACAGGCCCCGCAAGGAAACGGCCCAGGTGCTGACGCTCGACCTGGCGCCGAGCCTGCTGGAACTGTGCGGTGCCGCTCCGCTGAAGCAAGCGCATGGCCGGAGCTGGGTGTCCCTGGTGCAGGGAAAATCCAGGGACTGGCGCACCGGCTGGCTGTACGAATACAACTACGAGAAACAGTTCCCGTACACGCCGAACATCCGCGGAGTGAGGACGGACGAGTGGAAACTCATCCGGTATCCTCACGGCGACGGAGGCCCCGATCGACATCGGGCCGAGCTTTACGATCTCAAGAACGATCCTGACGAGCGGAAGAATCTGATCGATGATCCGACGCAGAGGTCGCGCATCGAAGAACTGAGCGCGCTGATCGCTGCGGAACTCAAGCGGACGGGAGCGACGCCGGACCGGATGCCGATCGACGCGGGGATCAAACAGGAACTGCCGGACCTGAAGATCCGGTGA
- a CDS encoding acyltransferase family protein, which produces MAFKSNDPPPPPGKGPAPAAATRPATPTAKTDVTGKPPLKPPANVASLRPEPASKRLVSLDAYRGFIMTLLAANGFGILTLSRTSEDSPLWKILDRETWQHIGFHFNHPAWLSNFPFGPSTNPLEGSPWTRGAVSLWDLIQPAFMFMVGTAMAYSARKRDALGEPRWKQWLHAFLRAIVLVLLGVFLSSLDTRQTHWEFPNVLAQIGLGYVFVFATVRWKWWGQVAAIATILIATWAAFFTFTPPDNYDFAAVNASAEQGEVLEKPFRQWSKNGNFAHDVDLKLLNKLPRLEDKEGKPIPFTHNRGGYQTLNFFPSIATMILGVLCGQILQRPVSAWKRVGLLLGLSLLCFGLAMVASVYACPIVKRIWTPSWVLFSGGYVIAMLALFFALFDALPLGVLAFPLVVVGTNSLLIYLMGQTLRGWTSGKIIHTHFHKLIESGLGGLANITGLTPRLPQTGQTPGAVMYDLFGPVVDSTAVFFVFWLVLFALYRKRLFLRI; this is translated from the coding sequence ATGGCCTTCAAATCCAACGATCCGCCCCCGCCCCCCGGAAAAGGTCCGGCCCCAGCCGCCGCCACCCGGCCGGCGACGCCCACTGCAAAAACCGATGTCACGGGAAAGCCCCCGCTGAAGCCTCCCGCAAATGTTGCGAGTTTGCGGCCGGAACCCGCCAGCAAACGCCTCGTCTCACTCGATGCCTACCGCGGGTTCATCATGACCCTGCTCGCGGCCAACGGTTTCGGCATTCTGACGCTCTCCAGAACCAGCGAGGACTCCCCGCTCTGGAAAATCCTGGACCGCGAAACCTGGCAGCACATCGGTTTTCACTTCAATCATCCGGCCTGGCTCAGCAATTTTCCCTTCGGCCCGTCGACCAATCCGCTGGAAGGAAGTCCCTGGACGCGCGGCGCCGTCTCCCTCTGGGACCTGATTCAGCCCGCCTTCATGTTCATGGTCGGCACGGCGATGGCCTATTCGGCTCGCAAACGCGACGCCCTCGGAGAGCCGCGCTGGAAGCAGTGGCTGCATGCCTTCCTCAGGGCCATCGTCCTCGTGCTGCTTGGCGTCTTCCTCTCCTCGTTGGACACACGGCAGACGCACTGGGAGTTCCCCAACGTCCTCGCCCAGATCGGCCTCGGATACGTATTCGTCTTCGCGACCGTTCGCTGGAAATGGTGGGGACAGGTCGCCGCCATCGCGACGATTCTCATCGCCACATGGGCCGCATTCTTCACCTTCACTCCCCCTGACAACTACGACTTCGCAGCCGTCAACGCCTCGGCGGAGCAGGGCGAAGTGCTCGAGAAGCCATTCCGGCAGTGGTCGAAGAATGGCAACTTTGCACACGACGTCGATCTGAAGCTGCTCAACAAGCTCCCGCGCCTCGAGGACAAGGAAGGGAAGCCGATCCCGTTCACCCACAATCGCGGCGGCTATCAGACCCTCAACTTCTTCCCGTCGATCGCGACGATGATCCTCGGTGTTCTCTGCGGCCAGATCCTCCAGCGGCCGGTCTCCGCCTGGAAGCGGGTCGGGCTCCTGCTCGGGCTGTCGCTGCTCTGCTTCGGCCTGGCGATGGTCGCCAGCGTGTACGCCTGTCCGATCGTCAAGCGGATCTGGACTCCCTCCTGGGTGCTGTTCAGCGGCGGCTACGTGATCGCGATGCTGGCGCTGTTCTTTGCCCTGTTTGACGCGCTCCCCCTCGGCGTCCTCGCGTTCCCGCTGGTGGTCGTCGGAACCAATTCGCTCCTGATTTACCTGATGGGGCAGACTCTTCGCGGCTGGACGAGCGGCAAGATCATCCACACCCACTTCCACAAGCTCATCGAAAGCGGCCTCGGTGGGCTGGCGAACATCACGGGCCTGACGCCACGCCTCCCGCAGACAGGGCAGACTCCGGGCGCCGTCATGTACGACCTCTTCGGACCCGTCGTCGATTCGACGGCCGTGTTCTTTGTCTTCTGGCTCGTCCTCTTCGCCCTCTATCGCAAGCGTCTGTTCCTGCGAATCTGA
- the yidD gene encoding membrane protein insertion efficiency factor YidD — MSDAVDRPESGEESGRELNWRHPADWLALVLIVLVRIYQLTLSPIFGRQCRFEPSCSRYFIGAVRKYGAVVGSWKGICRIGRCHPWHPGGYDPP; from the coding sequence ATGAGCGACGCCGTGGACCGTCCGGAATCGGGTGAAGAGTCTGGCCGGGAGTTGAACTGGCGGCATCCGGCCGACTGGCTGGCGCTCGTGCTGATCGTGCTCGTTCGGATCTATCAGCTGACCCTGAGCCCGATCTTCGGTCGGCAGTGCCGGTTCGAGCCGAGTTGCAGCCGCTATTTCATCGGGGCCGTCCGGAAGTACGGGGCAGTCGTGGGGAGTTGGAAAGGGATCTGCCGGATCGGGAGATGCCATCCGTGGCATCCGGGTGGCTACGATCCGCCGTGA
- a CDS encoding 50S ribosomal protein bL37, with product MAKNAKKLKRANHGKRPASHKARRAKRAMIKT from the coding sequence ATGGCGAAGAATGCAAAGAAACTGAAGCGGGCTAATCACGGAAAGCGCCCCGCCAGCCACAAGGCTCGGCGCGCAAAGCGTGCGATGATCAAGACTTAA